A window of Patagioenas fasciata isolate bPatFas1 chromosome 5, bPatFas1.hap1, whole genome shotgun sequence contains these coding sequences:
- the PLEKHH1 gene encoding pleckstrin homology domain-containing family H member 1 isoform X4: MINFTMAELTVENGSCMDWQKRCLALESQLFKFRLQASKIRELLAEKMQELEQRVIEAEQRAEDAEKQVRLMEEKIKLADVKTSESDSTLHRKYQELMDTVQGKEDLINRLETQLARQKQLRTQEAKIVQEKAAKIKEWVTFKLRELELENYHLKNCNQRLTEQIEALQDTLQDMTSIPPFESLWSCNFLKSRTSQASFAENIDQKSVLFAPHFRQVCQTGSTKRVLSTANIVLANDTFTEDEENKSLLSQSTLKLMSDTSRWNLSTEKDIFPHVSSEHRLGCSDPTPLDPPAEATRILEALTFQSSLEGKHSTVSALQHVALDGTCFSDDLCARFRSHQLDSSSSGEIISVLESRLQTAEPPLVVSTSAVTTHSFCPGRECNLGSSMTFPKIRTPNTPRDSIQLAKRHYSQPQPGANSFHHVMSLEARTFQPVTDSPVCHGQVKETDIDDDGVLEKMETEHGLVREEAGVCEEINHLSAGQREAVSLEAGVLDAGGKPPTPPLHRFPSWESRIYAVAKSGMRLSEVGAVNDTSSCFSNFSCSTSGPFTCLIYRNVTVPVYTTLKGKATQISNVPFLDESSGSDDDCGSHASFRTSTAGSENRKASMPGSPRAVKRGVSMSSLSSESDYAIPPDAYSLDGDYSEPEHKLQRTSSYSADGGICTEPLEKSGYLLKMGSQVKMWKRRWFVLRNRQIMYYKSPLSYSDKKKNTPLGHNASLFLSDVIHKPQGQMELNSSCQIVRGEGSQTFQLMTDKRTYFLTADSPNILEEWIHVLQSILRVQVTSPVGVPHSDAKPTVKGWLTKVKHGHSKLVWCALIGKTFYYYRNHEDKCPLGHLPMRESRVEEVDRSCDSDEDYEATGGGLLSSHCTLVIHPQDQSPTYLLIRTKQEKNTWLYHLTVAAGSSNATVGTSYEQLIGKLLDAEGDPDSPLWKHPMLCYSKDGLHTSLTTLPSEALQTEALKLFKSCQLFINVPVEASSIDYHVSLAQTALQVCLTHTELQNEIYCQLVKQTSCRQPQNHSFIQCWQLLALCAPLFLPQHHFLWYVKQHLQRHADPRSEIGKYAIYCQRSVDRTVQAGEREAKPSRMEIVSILLRNPYHHSLPFSIPVHFMNGTYQVVGFDGSSKVDELIQQLNQETGMKKPSHMGFALFTDDPSGRNLEHCLQGNMKICDVISKWEQALKELHPGKYEGGTRIVKLTYKNRLYFQNQAKGETDRERLLLAFQVSNEIANGRFPVNKELALEMVALMAQVEYGDLDRPGSSGPGGLSQSKMQHLLYQVLDKFYPKRYKQNITSEQLRQLADRLATKWMVLQGCSPPECVRIYLTVARKWPLFGAKLFAAKPILPSALEDCPVWIAVNEDGISILDYNTMKCDSFKLSVYST; the protein is encoded by the exons ATGATTAACTTCACAATGGCAGAACTCACAGTGGAGAATGGCAGCTGTATGGATTGGCAAAAGCGATGCCTTGCCTTGGAGTCCCAGCTCTTCAAATTCCGCTTGCAGGCAAGCAAGATCCGAGAGCTGTTAGCTGAGAAG ATGCAGGAGTTGGAACAGAGAGTGATAGAAGCAGAACAAAGAGCTGAGGATGCAGAGAAACAG GTAAGACTTATGGAAGAGAAGATAAAACTAGCCGATGTGAAGACCAGTGAATCAGACAGCACTCTGCACAGGAAGTACCAAGAGCTGATGGACACAGTGCAAGGAAAGGAAGATCTGATAAACAGATTGGAGACACAGCTAGCGAGACAG aaaCAGCTGAGGACTCAGGAAGCCAAAATTGTTCAAGAGAAAGCTGCCAAGATCAAGGAGTGGGTAACATTTAAGCTGAGAGAG CTTGAGCTAGAAAATTACCACCTGAAAAACTGTAATCAGAGACTGACGGAGCAAATTGAAGCCCTTCAGGATACATTGCAAG ATATGACCAGCATTCCTCCTTTTGAATCTCTTTGGAGCTGTAATTTTCTGAAGTCCAGAACATCACAGGCCTCTTTTGCTGAGAATATAGACCAGAAATCTGTGCTCTTTGCACCTCATTTCAGACAGGTGTGTCAGACAGGATCTACTAAACGTGTCCTCTCTACAGCAAACATAGTCCTTGCCAATGACACCTTTACTGAGGATGAAGAGAATAAATCTCTGCTTTCCCAGAGCACACTGAAGCTCATGTCTGACACATCGAGATGGAATCTCTCCACAGAGAAAGATATATTCCCACATGTAAGTTCTGAACACAGGTTAGGGTGCTCTGATCCCACACCACTGGACCCTCCAGCTGAGGCCACAAGAATCCTTGAGGCTTTGACTTTCCAGTCATCTTTGGAAGGAAAACATAGCACTGTGAGCGCCTTGCAACACGTGGCTTTGGATGGCACCTGCTTCTCTGATGATCTGTGTGCCAGATTCCGCTCCCACCAGCTGGACTCCTCTTCTTCTGGAGAAATAATCAGCGTGCTTGAGAGCCGTCTCCAAACTGCTGAACCACCCTTGGTTGTGTCAACATCAGCTGTTACAACCCATTCCTTCTGTCCAGGGAGGGAATGCAACCTTGGCAGTAGTATGACCTTTCCAAAAATACGAACTCCTAATACACCAAGAGACAGTATCCAGCTAGCCAAGAGGCATTACAGCCAACCACAGCCAGGGGCTAATTCTTTCCACCATGTAATGAGCTTAGAAGCTAGAACCTTCCAGCCTGTAACAGACTCTCCAGTCTGCCATGGGCAAGTGAAGGAGACAGACATTGATGATGATGGAGTACTGGAGAAGATGGAGACAGAACATGGTCTGGTGAGGGAAGAAGCTGGAGTGTGTGAGGAAATCAACCACTTATCTGCAGGGCAAAGAGAAGCTGTGAGTTTGGAGGCTGGTGTTCTTGACGCAGGAGGTAAACCGCCCACACCACCACTGCACAGATTCCCATCATGG GAGAGTCGAATCTATGCTGTGGCCAAGTCTGGCATGAGGTTGTCTGAGGTGGGCGCAGTGAATGATACTTCCAGCTGCT TTTCCAATTTCTCGTGTTCAACTTCTGGGCCATTTACCTGTCTCATCTACAGAAATGTCACAGTGCCAGTCTACACTACGCTGAAGGGG AAAGCCACACAGATCAGCAACGTGCCTTTCTTAGATGAGTCTTCAGGCTCTGATGATGACTGTGGCTCCCATGCCAGCTTCAGGACTTCTACTGCTGGATCTGAGAACAGGAAAGCCAGCATGCCAGGCAGTCCTCGTGCAGTGAAGAGAG GGGTATCTATGTCTTCACTGAGTTCCGAGAGTGACTATGCCATCCCTCCTGATGCCTACTCCTTGGATGGTGACTATTCAGAGCCAGAACATAAGCTACAACGAACATCTTCCTATTCCGCTGATGGTGGAATCTGCACT GAACCCCTGGAGAAATCAGGTTACTTGCTGAAAATGGGCAGCCAGGTGAAGATGTGGAAGAGACGATGGTTTGTTCTAAGAAACAGACAAATCATGTACTACAAGTCTCCG ttgtcatattctgacaagaaaaaaaatacacctttAGGGCACAATGCATCTTTATTTCTG AGTGATGTTATCCACAAGCCAcaagggcagatggagctgaATTCTTCATGCCAAATTGTCAGAGGTGAAGGGTCCCAAACATTCCAG CTCATGACAGACAAGAGAACTTACTTCCTGACAGCAGACTCTCCCAACATCCTGGAGGAATGGATTCATGTCCTACAGAGTATCCTGAGAGTGCAGGTGACCAGTCCTGTTGGTGTTCCTCACAGTGATGCCAAACCTACTGTGAAAGGTTGGCTCACCAAG GTCAAGCACGGTCACTCTAAGCTGGTCTGGTGTGCACTGATTGGAAAAACTTTCTACTACTATCGAAATCATGAAGATAAG TGTCCTCTAGGGCATCTGCCTATGCGTGAGTCCAGAGTGGAAGAGGTAGACCGTTCCTGTGACTCTGATGAAGATTATGAAGCTACTGGTGGAGGACTTCTCTCATCCCACTGTACACTGGTGATTCACCCACAGGACCAGAGTCCCACATACTTACTTATTCGTACCAAACAGGAGAAG AATACCTGGCTGTACCATCTGACCGTAGCGGCTGGTAGCAGTAATGCCACAGTGGGCACATCATATGAACAACTCATTGGAAAGCTATTGGATGCAGAGGGAGACCCTG ATTCTCCTCTGTGGAAACATCCTATGTTGTGCTACAGTAAAGATGGGTTGCACACATCCCTCACCACTCTGCCATCAGAGGCTCTACAGACTGAAGCTCTGAAACTTTTTAAG TCCTGTCAGCTGTTCATCAATGTCCCTGTGGAGGCATCTTCTATTGATTATCATGTGTCACTtgcccagacagcactgcaggtCTGCTTGACACATACTGAGCTGCAGAATGAAATTTACTGTCAGCTAGTTAAACAGACCAGCTGCCGACAACCCCAGAACCACTCATTCATTCAG TGCTGGCAACTCCTGGCTTTGTGTGCTCCTCTCTTCCTGCCTCAACATCACTTCCTCTGGTACGTCAAACAGCACCTGCAGCGACATGCAGACCCCAG GAGTGAAATAGGCAAGTATGCCATCTACTGCCAGAGATCAGTAGACCGCACAGTGCAGGCTGGCGAGCGGGAAGCCAAGCCCTCCCGGATGGAGATTGTGTCCATCCTGCTGAGAAATCCTTACCACCACTCACTCCCCTTCAGCATCCCAGTGCATTTCATGAACGGAACCTACCAG GTTGTAGGTTTTGATGGCTCCTCAAAGGTTGATGAATTAATCCAGCAACTGAACCAGGAGACAGGAATGAAGAAGCCATCCCACATGGGATTTGCTCTGTTCACAGATGACCCTTCTGGCAGGAATTTGGAACACTGCCTACAGGGCAAtatgaag ATCTGTGATGTCATTTCTAAATGGGAACAAGCCTTAAAAGAATTGCATCCTGGGAAATATGAAGGTGGCACAAGAATTGTGAAGTTGACCTATAAGAACAG GTTATATTTTCAGAACCAGGCCAAAGGTGAGACAGACCGGGAGCGGTTGCTCCTGGCCTTCCAAGTCAGCAATGAAATCGCCAATGGAAGGTTTCCTGTTAATAAGGAATTAGCTCTGGAAATGGTGGCTCTGATGGCTCAG GTGGAATATGGGGATCTGGACCGACCAGGATCTTCAGGTCCTGGGGGACTATCACAATCAAAAATGCAGCATCTTCTCTACCAGGTCTTAGATAAATTCTACCCCAAACGCTACAAGCAAAACATTACTTCTGAACAGCTCAG GCAACTGGCTGACAGGCTGGCGACGAAGTGGATGGTCCTACAGGGATGCTCTCCACCAGAATGCGTTCGAATTTATTTGACAGTGGCCCGTAAATGGCCTCTCTTTGGAGCCAAACTATTTGCTGCTAAG ccTATTTTGCCTTCTGCATTGGAAGACTGTCCTGTCTGGATAGCTGTGAATGAAGATGGTATCAGCATACTGGATTATAACACTATG aaatgtgACTCTTTCAAACTCTCTGTCTACAGCACGTGA
- the PLEKHH1 gene encoding pleckstrin homology domain-containing family H member 1 isoform X3, which produces MLKYWTRMQELEQRVIEAEQRAEDAEKQVRLMEEKIKLADVKTSESDSTLHRKYQELMDTVQGKEDLINRLETQLARQKQLRTQEAKIVQEKAAKIKEWVTFKLRELELENYHLKNCNQRLTEQIEALQDTLQDMTSIPPFESLWSCNFLKSRTSQASFAENIDQKSVLFAPHFRQVCQTGSTKRVLSTANIVLANDTFTEDEENKSLLSQSTLKLMSDTSRWNLSTEKDIFPHVSSEHRLGCSDPTPLDPPAEATRILEALTFQSSLEGKHSTVSALQHVALDGTCFSDDLCARFRSHQLDSSSSGEIISVLESRLQTAEPPLVVSTSAVTTHSFCPGRECNLGSSMTFPKIRTPNTPRDSIQLAKRHYSQPQPGANSFHHVMSLEARTFQPVTDSPVCHGQVKETDIDDDGVLEKMETEHGLVREEAGVCEEINHLSAGQREAVSLEAGVLDAGGKPPTPPLHRFPSWESRIYAVAKSGMRLSEVGAVNDTSSCFSNFSCSTSGPFTCLIYRNVTVPVYTTLKGKATQISNVPFLDESSGSDDDCGSHASFRTSTAGSENRKASMPGSPRAVKRGVSMSSLSSESDYAIPPDAYSLDGDYSEPEHKLQRTSSYSADGGICTEPLEKSGYLLKMGSQVKMWKRRWFVLRNRQIMYYKSPLSYSDKKKNTPLGHNASLFLSDVIHKPQGQMELNSSCQIVRGEGSQTFQLMTDKRTYFLTADSPNILEEWIHVLQSILRVQVTSPVGVPHSDAKPTVKGWLTKVKHGHSKLVWCALIGKTFYYYRNHEDKCPLGHLPMRESRVEEVDRSCDSDEDYEATGGGLLSSHCTLVIHPQDQSPTYLLIRTKQEKNTWLYHLTVAAGSSNATVGTSYEQLIGKLLDAEGDPDSPLWKHPMLCYSKDGLHTSLTTLPSEALQTEALKLFKSCQLFINVPVEASSIDYHVSLAQTALQVCLTHTELQNEIYCQLVKQTSCRQPQNHSFIQCWQLLALCAPLFLPQHHFLWYVKQHLQRHADPRSEIGKYAIYCQRSVDRTVQAGEREAKPSRMEIVSILLRNPYHHSLPFSIPVHFMNGTYQVVGFDGSSKVDELIQQLNQETGMKKPSHMGFALFTDDPSGRNLEHCLQGNMKICDVISKWEQALKELHPGKYEGGTRIVKLTYKNRLYFQNQAKGETDRERLLLAFQVSNEIANGRFPVNKELALEMVALMAQVEYGDLDRPGSSGPGGLSQSKMQHLLYQVLDKFYPKRYKQNITSEQLRQLADRLATKWMVLQGCSPPECVRIYLTVARKWPLFGAKLFAAKPILPSALEDCPVWIAVNEDGISILDYNTMHVKVSYSYSSVLTFGGSRDDFMIVVSQMKDRSSGKNSTEKLLFTMAIPKIVEATLLIASYINYRSTPSLLSPTQPSRSKTSVNKLWETESRCFFPSVPRSTKGPTLL; this is translated from the exons ATGTTAAAATACTGGACACGG ATGCAGGAGTTGGAACAGAGAGTGATAGAAGCAGAACAAAGAGCTGAGGATGCAGAGAAACAG GTAAGACTTATGGAAGAGAAGATAAAACTAGCCGATGTGAAGACCAGTGAATCAGACAGCACTCTGCACAGGAAGTACCAAGAGCTGATGGACACAGTGCAAGGAAAGGAAGATCTGATAAACAGATTGGAGACACAGCTAGCGAGACAG aaaCAGCTGAGGACTCAGGAAGCCAAAATTGTTCAAGAGAAAGCTGCCAAGATCAAGGAGTGGGTAACATTTAAGCTGAGAGAG CTTGAGCTAGAAAATTACCACCTGAAAAACTGTAATCAGAGACTGACGGAGCAAATTGAAGCCCTTCAGGATACATTGCAAG ATATGACCAGCATTCCTCCTTTTGAATCTCTTTGGAGCTGTAATTTTCTGAAGTCCAGAACATCACAGGCCTCTTTTGCTGAGAATATAGACCAGAAATCTGTGCTCTTTGCACCTCATTTCAGACAGGTGTGTCAGACAGGATCTACTAAACGTGTCCTCTCTACAGCAAACATAGTCCTTGCCAATGACACCTTTACTGAGGATGAAGAGAATAAATCTCTGCTTTCCCAGAGCACACTGAAGCTCATGTCTGACACATCGAGATGGAATCTCTCCACAGAGAAAGATATATTCCCACATGTAAGTTCTGAACACAGGTTAGGGTGCTCTGATCCCACACCACTGGACCCTCCAGCTGAGGCCACAAGAATCCTTGAGGCTTTGACTTTCCAGTCATCTTTGGAAGGAAAACATAGCACTGTGAGCGCCTTGCAACACGTGGCTTTGGATGGCACCTGCTTCTCTGATGATCTGTGTGCCAGATTCCGCTCCCACCAGCTGGACTCCTCTTCTTCTGGAGAAATAATCAGCGTGCTTGAGAGCCGTCTCCAAACTGCTGAACCACCCTTGGTTGTGTCAACATCAGCTGTTACAACCCATTCCTTCTGTCCAGGGAGGGAATGCAACCTTGGCAGTAGTATGACCTTTCCAAAAATACGAACTCCTAATACACCAAGAGACAGTATCCAGCTAGCCAAGAGGCATTACAGCCAACCACAGCCAGGGGCTAATTCTTTCCACCATGTAATGAGCTTAGAAGCTAGAACCTTCCAGCCTGTAACAGACTCTCCAGTCTGCCATGGGCAAGTGAAGGAGACAGACATTGATGATGATGGAGTACTGGAGAAGATGGAGACAGAACATGGTCTGGTGAGGGAAGAAGCTGGAGTGTGTGAGGAAATCAACCACTTATCTGCAGGGCAAAGAGAAGCTGTGAGTTTGGAGGCTGGTGTTCTTGACGCAGGAGGTAAACCGCCCACACCACCACTGCACAGATTCCCATCATGG GAGAGTCGAATCTATGCTGTGGCCAAGTCTGGCATGAGGTTGTCTGAGGTGGGCGCAGTGAATGATACTTCCAGCTGCT TTTCCAATTTCTCGTGTTCAACTTCTGGGCCATTTACCTGTCTCATCTACAGAAATGTCACAGTGCCAGTCTACACTACGCTGAAGGGG AAAGCCACACAGATCAGCAACGTGCCTTTCTTAGATGAGTCTTCAGGCTCTGATGATGACTGTGGCTCCCATGCCAGCTTCAGGACTTCTACTGCTGGATCTGAGAACAGGAAAGCCAGCATGCCAGGCAGTCCTCGTGCAGTGAAGAGAG GGGTATCTATGTCTTCACTGAGTTCCGAGAGTGACTATGCCATCCCTCCTGATGCCTACTCCTTGGATGGTGACTATTCAGAGCCAGAACATAAGCTACAACGAACATCTTCCTATTCCGCTGATGGTGGAATCTGCACT GAACCCCTGGAGAAATCAGGTTACTTGCTGAAAATGGGCAGCCAGGTGAAGATGTGGAAGAGACGATGGTTTGTTCTAAGAAACAGACAAATCATGTACTACAAGTCTCCG ttgtcatattctgacaagaaaaaaaatacacctttAGGGCACAATGCATCTTTATTTCTG AGTGATGTTATCCACAAGCCAcaagggcagatggagctgaATTCTTCATGCCAAATTGTCAGAGGTGAAGGGTCCCAAACATTCCAG CTCATGACAGACAAGAGAACTTACTTCCTGACAGCAGACTCTCCCAACATCCTGGAGGAATGGATTCATGTCCTACAGAGTATCCTGAGAGTGCAGGTGACCAGTCCTGTTGGTGTTCCTCACAGTGATGCCAAACCTACTGTGAAAGGTTGGCTCACCAAG GTCAAGCACGGTCACTCTAAGCTGGTCTGGTGTGCACTGATTGGAAAAACTTTCTACTACTATCGAAATCATGAAGATAAG TGTCCTCTAGGGCATCTGCCTATGCGTGAGTCCAGAGTGGAAGAGGTAGACCGTTCCTGTGACTCTGATGAAGATTATGAAGCTACTGGTGGAGGACTTCTCTCATCCCACTGTACACTGGTGATTCACCCACAGGACCAGAGTCCCACATACTTACTTATTCGTACCAAACAGGAGAAG AATACCTGGCTGTACCATCTGACCGTAGCGGCTGGTAGCAGTAATGCCACAGTGGGCACATCATATGAACAACTCATTGGAAAGCTATTGGATGCAGAGGGAGACCCTG ATTCTCCTCTGTGGAAACATCCTATGTTGTGCTACAGTAAAGATGGGTTGCACACATCCCTCACCACTCTGCCATCAGAGGCTCTACAGACTGAAGCTCTGAAACTTTTTAAG TCCTGTCAGCTGTTCATCAATGTCCCTGTGGAGGCATCTTCTATTGATTATCATGTGTCACTtgcccagacagcactgcaggtCTGCTTGACACATACTGAGCTGCAGAATGAAATTTACTGTCAGCTAGTTAAACAGACCAGCTGCCGACAACCCCAGAACCACTCATTCATTCAG TGCTGGCAACTCCTGGCTTTGTGTGCTCCTCTCTTCCTGCCTCAACATCACTTCCTCTGGTACGTCAAACAGCACCTGCAGCGACATGCAGACCCCAG GAGTGAAATAGGCAAGTATGCCATCTACTGCCAGAGATCAGTAGACCGCACAGTGCAGGCTGGCGAGCGGGAAGCCAAGCCCTCCCGGATGGAGATTGTGTCCATCCTGCTGAGAAATCCTTACCACCACTCACTCCCCTTCAGCATCCCAGTGCATTTCATGAACGGAACCTACCAG GTTGTAGGTTTTGATGGCTCCTCAAAGGTTGATGAATTAATCCAGCAACTGAACCAGGAGACAGGAATGAAGAAGCCATCCCACATGGGATTTGCTCTGTTCACAGATGACCCTTCTGGCAGGAATTTGGAACACTGCCTACAGGGCAAtatgaag ATCTGTGATGTCATTTCTAAATGGGAACAAGCCTTAAAAGAATTGCATCCTGGGAAATATGAAGGTGGCACAAGAATTGTGAAGTTGACCTATAAGAACAG GTTATATTTTCAGAACCAGGCCAAAGGTGAGACAGACCGGGAGCGGTTGCTCCTGGCCTTCCAAGTCAGCAATGAAATCGCCAATGGAAGGTTTCCTGTTAATAAGGAATTAGCTCTGGAAATGGTGGCTCTGATGGCTCAG GTGGAATATGGGGATCTGGACCGACCAGGATCTTCAGGTCCTGGGGGACTATCACAATCAAAAATGCAGCATCTTCTCTACCAGGTCTTAGATAAATTCTACCCCAAACGCTACAAGCAAAACATTACTTCTGAACAGCTCAG GCAACTGGCTGACAGGCTGGCGACGAAGTGGATGGTCCTACAGGGATGCTCTCCACCAGAATGCGTTCGAATTTATTTGACAGTGGCCCGTAAATGGCCTCTCTTTGGAGCCAAACTATTTGCTGCTAAG ccTATTTTGCCTTCTGCATTGGAAGACTGTCCTGTCTGGATAGCTGTGAATGAAGATGGTATCAGCATACTGGATTATAACACTATG CACGTGAAGGTCTCTTATTCATATTCCTCTGTGCTGACCTTTGGAGGCTCTCGAGATGACTTCATGATTGTAGTCAGTCAAATGAAAGATAGGAgctctgggaaaaacagcactgaaaaACTCCTTTTCACAATGGCAATTCCAAAG aTTGTTGAAGCAACACTTCTTATTGCCAGCTACATTAACTACCGCTCGACACCTTCACTCCTGTCTCCTACGCAGCCCTCCCGCAGCAAAACATCTGTGAACAAGCTCTGGGAGACTGAAAGCCggtgcttttttccttctgtgcccCGAAGCACTAAGGGGCCCACCCTGCTCTAA